Proteins from one Acanthopagrus latus isolate v.2019 chromosome 18, fAcaLat1.1, whole genome shotgun sequence genomic window:
- the fhl1a gene encoding four and a half LIM domains protein 1a isoform X2, whose amino-acid sequence MSERFDCYYCRDNLHGKKYVKKDDKHVCPKCFDKLCANTCAECKKPIGADSKELHHKNRHWHEDCFRCAKCYKPLASEPFNARDDGKIMCGKCGAREDGNRCQGCYKVVMPGSQNVEYKNKVWHEDCFKCFECKQPIRTKSFLTKGEDIYCAPCHDKKFAKKCFHCKQAITSGGISYQDQPWHSECFVCHTCRKSLASTRFTSHENNVYCVDCFKTDVAKKCHGCKNPITGFGHGTNVVNYEGYSWHEYCFNCKKCSLSLANKRFVISGEHIYCPDCAKKL is encoded by the exons ATGAGTGAGCGCTTCGACTGCTACTACTGCCGCGACAACCTGCACGGGAAGAAGTACGTGAAGAAGGATGACAAGCACGTCTGCCCCAAGTGCTTCGACAAGCTCTGCGCCAACACCTGCGCCGAGTGCAAGAAGCCCATCGGTGCCGACTCCAAG gAGCTGCACCATAAGAACCGCCACTGGCATGAGGACTGTTTCCGCTGTGCCAAATGCTACAAGCCGCTGGCCTCTGAGCCCTTCAACGCCCGGGATGATGGCAAGATAATGTGTGGCAAGTGTGGCGCCAGGGAGGACGGCAACCGCTGCCAGGGCTGCTACAAGGTGGTCATGCCAG GATCCCAGAACGTGGAGTACAAGAACAAGGTGTGGCACGAGGACTGCTTCAAGTGCTTCGAATGCAAGCAGCCGATCCGCACGAAGAGCTTCCTGACCAAGGGCGAGGACATCTACTGCGCTCCCTGCCACGACAAGAAGTTTGCCAAGAAGTGCTTCCACTGCAAGCAG gCCATCACCTCCGGAGGGATCAGCTACCAGGACCAGCCCTGGCACTCTGAGTGTTTCGTGTGCCACACCTGCCGCAAATCTCTGGCGTCCACTCGCTTCACCTCCCACGAGAACAACGTTTACTGCGTGGACTGCTTCAAGACCGATGTGGCCAAGAAGTGCCACGGCTGCAAGAACCCCATCACAG GATTCGGCCACGGCACCAACGTGGTGAACTACGAAGGCTACTCCTGGCACGAGTACTGCTTCAACTGCAAGAAGTGCTCCCTCTCGCTGGCCAACAAGCGCTTCGTCATCAGCGGCGAGCACATCTACTGCCCCGACTGCGCCAAGAAGCTGTGA
- the fhl1a gene encoding four and a half LIM domains protein 1a isoform X1, with protein sequence MSYKLTGPKSYLTSTMSERFDCYYCRDNLHGKKYVKKDDKHVCPKCFDKLCANTCAECKKPIGADSKELHHKNRHWHEDCFRCAKCYKPLASEPFNARDDGKIMCGKCGAREDGNRCQGCYKVVMPGSQNVEYKNKVWHEDCFKCFECKQPIRTKSFLTKGEDIYCAPCHDKKFAKKCFHCKQAITSGGISYQDQPWHSECFVCHTCRKSLASTRFTSHENNVYCVDCFKTDVAKKCHGCKNPITGFGHGTNVVNYEGYSWHEYCFNCKKCSLSLANKRFVISGEHIYCPDCAKKL encoded by the exons ATGTCGTACAAACTCACAG GTCCCAAGAGTTATCTCACCTCCACCATGAGTGAGCGCTTCGACTGCTACTACTGCCGCGACAACCTGCACGGGAAGAAGTACGTGAAGAAGGATGACAAGCACGTCTGCCCCAAGTGCTTCGACAAGCTCTGCGCCAACACCTGCGCCGAGTGCAAGAAGCCCATCGGTGCCGACTCCAAG gAGCTGCACCATAAGAACCGCCACTGGCATGAGGACTGTTTCCGCTGTGCCAAATGCTACAAGCCGCTGGCCTCTGAGCCCTTCAACGCCCGGGATGATGGCAAGATAATGTGTGGCAAGTGTGGCGCCAGGGAGGACGGCAACCGCTGCCAGGGCTGCTACAAGGTGGTCATGCCAG GATCCCAGAACGTGGAGTACAAGAACAAGGTGTGGCACGAGGACTGCTTCAAGTGCTTCGAATGCAAGCAGCCGATCCGCACGAAGAGCTTCCTGACCAAGGGCGAGGACATCTACTGCGCTCCCTGCCACGACAAGAAGTTTGCCAAGAAGTGCTTCCACTGCAAGCAG gCCATCACCTCCGGAGGGATCAGCTACCAGGACCAGCCCTGGCACTCTGAGTGTTTCGTGTGCCACACCTGCCGCAAATCTCTGGCGTCCACTCGCTTCACCTCCCACGAGAACAACGTTTACTGCGTGGACTGCTTCAAGACCGATGTGGCCAAGAAGTGCCACGGCTGCAAGAACCCCATCACAG GATTCGGCCACGGCACCAACGTGGTGAACTACGAAGGCTACTCCTGGCACGAGTACTGCTTCAACTGCAAGAAGTGCTCCCTCTCGCTGGCCAACAAGCGCTTCGTCATCAGCGGCGAGCACATCTACTGCCCCGACTGCGCCAAGAAGCTGTGA